In Kordia antarctica, the following proteins share a genomic window:
- a CDS encoding YihY/virulence factor BrkB family protein: MSKEIEDKLAKIPLLGILVVLLKKIKLPGLEGLSIYDLLEMYILGIINGAFTSRAGAVAFSFFMAIFPTLLFFLNLLPFVPIEGFQVSFIETITSFLPNESGNFLNEIIVDIVKNKRGGLLSTTFLLSIFLMTNGVSAIFAGFENSYYIQKKRNFFKQYLYALSVGLLLALLLIFTIVVLGYVELYIPYLSNFAGRTTGFDVIRGNELGITIAKFTFLVSMVYIGTAILYYFGTYQGRRAKFFSSGVLLTTILIVLTSYLFGIYIANFSQYNELYGSIGALLILMMYIWLNANILLLGFELNASLDMLKLRRETK; encoded by the coding sequence ATGTCTAAAGAAATCGAAGATAAATTAGCCAAAATTCCACTACTAGGCATCTTAGTAGTTTTACTCAAGAAAATAAAACTTCCAGGACTAGAAGGCTTATCTATCTATGACTTATTAGAAATGTACATTTTAGGAATTATCAATGGCGCGTTCACTTCACGTGCTGGCGCGGTTGCATTTAGTTTCTTTATGGCAATATTTCCAACGTTACTATTTTTCTTAAACCTATTGCCATTTGTTCCTATTGAAGGTTTTCAAGTAAGTTTTATAGAAACAATCACTTCATTTTTACCGAATGAATCAGGGAATTTCTTAAATGAAATTATTGTAGATATTGTAAAAAACAAACGCGGAGGATTACTTTCAACGACATTCTTACTTTCTATATTTCTAATGACAAATGGCGTAAGTGCCATCTTTGCTGGGTTTGAAAACTCATACTACATTCAAAAAAAGAGAAACTTCTTCAAGCAATATCTATACGCATTAAGTGTCGGTTTGCTTTTGGCATTATTATTGATTTTTACCATTGTTGTATTGGGATATGTAGAATTGTACATTCCATATCTAAGTAACTTTGCAGGAAGAACCACAGGTTTTGATGTAATACGTGGGAATGAATTAGGAATCACTATTGCAAAATTCACGTTCTTAGTCAGCATGGTTTACATAGGAACAGCAATCTTATATTACTTTGGAACGTATCAAGGAAGAAGAGCAAAATTCTTTTCGTCAGGCGTATTACTCACAACGATATTAATCGTTTTAACATCGTATCTATTTGGAATATACATTGCTAACTTTTCTCAATACAACGAACTATACGGCTCCATTGGAGCATTATTAATCCTAATGATGTATATCTGGTTGAATGCAAATATATTACTACTAGGATTTGAATTAAACGCTTCCTTAGACATGTTAAAACTCAGAAGGGAGACAAAATAA
- a CDS encoding efflux RND transporter periplasmic adaptor subunit produces MKNKNILIYIGILAVGLLLGWFLFGGSSNTETEHNQDKVAETNQLWTCSMHPQIMLPEFGDCPICGMDLIPAESSADGLLADQFKLTENALALANIQTSVVNDSKNENNAIKLSGKIVENEEGNVIQVSYFSGRIERLNVSFTGEEVRKGQLLATIYSPELYAAQQELITAASLKQSQPALYKAVRNKLKLWKLSESQISQIETSGKVKENFPVYATVSGTVSEKLVSQGESVKQGQPLLKIANLSTVWANFDVYENQIDLFKKGQEISITTTAFANKEFKATVDFIDPVLNTNTRTVKLRAVLTNKDNVFKPGMFVEGKIKGITSSKEQVVMIPSSAILWTGKRSVVYIKSDPNSPVFEMREVVLGNQIGATYEVSEGLNTGDEIVTNGTFTVDAAAQLQGKKSMMNREGGKTMTGHEGHLGMENTISKDADKQSDMNERIKVSKDFQNQLKVVFDDYIKLKDALVKDDSKSAGIASKSLVDNLSKVDMKLLKDTKAHNHWMSLEKNIKAATNSISNASDITSQRNNFMQLSSNLIKAVQVFGVNEKVFVEFCPMANSNNGAYWLSKEEKVLNPYYGDAMLTCGEVKQVLN; encoded by the coding sequence ATGAAAAATAAAAATATACTCATATATATCGGAATATTAGCTGTAGGACTGCTTTTAGGATGGTTTCTTTTTGGTGGATCTTCCAATACAGAAACAGAACACAATCAAGACAAAGTAGCGGAAACGAATCAACTATGGACATGTTCAATGCATCCACAAATTATGTTGCCAGAATTTGGCGATTGTCCTATTTGTGGAATGGATTTGATTCCTGCCGAAAGCAGTGCAGATGGTTTGTTGGCAGATCAATTTAAGCTAACTGAAAACGCACTAGCGTTGGCAAATATTCAAACGTCGGTTGTGAATGATAGTAAAAATGAAAACAACGCGATCAAACTTTCTGGGAAAATTGTAGAAAACGAGGAAGGAAATGTAATCCAAGTGAGTTATTTCTCCGGAAGGATAGAACGTCTTAACGTCAGTTTTACTGGAGAAGAAGTTCGGAAAGGTCAACTATTAGCAACTATTTATTCGCCAGAATTATATGCTGCACAACAAGAATTGATTACTGCTGCATCTTTAAAACAATCGCAACCTGCATTGTACAAAGCTGTTCGTAATAAATTGAAACTTTGGAAACTGTCTGAAAGTCAAATTAGTCAAATTGAAACCTCTGGAAAAGTAAAAGAGAACTTTCCTGTGTATGCAACAGTTTCAGGTACTGTTTCAGAGAAGTTAGTATCTCAAGGCGAATCTGTAAAACAAGGACAACCGTTGCTGAAAATTGCAAATCTCAGTACGGTTTGGGCAAACTTCGATGTGTATGAAAACCAAATTGATTTGTTCAAAAAAGGGCAAGAGATTTCCATCACAACTACGGCATTTGCAAATAAAGAATTCAAAGCTACTGTCGATTTCATAGATCCAGTTTTAAACACAAACACACGAACTGTGAAATTAAGAGCGGTACTTACCAATAAAGACAATGTATTTAAGCCAGGAATGTTTGTGGAAGGAAAAATTAAAGGAATAACTTCTAGTAAAGAACAAGTAGTAATGATTCCATCTTCTGCAATTTTATGGACAGGAAAACGGTCGGTTGTGTATATAAAATCTGATCCAAATTCGCCAGTATTTGAAATGCGAGAAGTTGTTTTAGGGAATCAAATCGGAGCTACTTATGAAGTTTCAGAAGGTTTGAATACTGGCGATGAAATTGTTACAAACGGAACATTTACTGTTGATGCCGCTGCACAATTACAAGGCAAAAAGTCAATGATGAATAGAGAAGGCGGCAAAACAATGACTGGTCACGAAGGACATCTTGGAATGGAAAATACGATTTCGAAAGATGCTGATAAACAGTCAGATATGAACGAACGAATCAAAGTGTCTAAGGACTTTCAAAATCAATTAAAAGTAGTTTTTGATGATTATATCAAATTGAAAGATGCATTAGTCAAAGACGATTCTAAAAGCGCAGGAATAGCTTCAAAAAGTCTAGTGGATAATTTGTCTAAAGTTGACATGAAACTTTTAAAAGACACAAAGGCTCATAATCATTGGATGTCACTAGAAAAAAATATAAAAGCAGCAACAAATTCAATTTCAAATGCTTCAGATATTACATCGCAAAGAAATAATTTCATGCAATTATCATCAAATTTAATCAAAGCGGTTCAGGTATTTGGCGTGAACGAAAAAGTCTTTGTAGAATTTTGTCCAATGGCAAATAGCAATAATGGCGCGTATTGGTTGAGCAAAGAAGAAAAAGTATTGAATCCATATTATGGTGACGCAATGTTAACTTGTGGTGAAGTGAAGCAAGTTTTAAATTGA
- a CDS encoding DUF305 domain-containing protein, whose amino-acid sequence MENSTEHSNKGNYKTFFLMLGLSFIAMYITMYLNTYAIDHVYFSLTRFYMVCLGISTMAVIMLLFMLKMYTNKKKNMAILIGSFILFVGALGLVRAQSPIVGDVLWLKAMIPHHSIAILTSERADIQDPEVKKLAEDIVEAQRKEIEEMKVMINRLQNEK is encoded by the coding sequence ATGGAAAATTCAACTGAACATTCAAACAAAGGAAATTACAAAACATTCTTTTTAATGTTAGGATTGTCATTTATTGCAATGTATATCACCATGTATTTGAATACCTACGCAATAGATCACGTATATTTTAGCTTAACACGTTTCTACATGGTTTGTTTAGGAATTTCAACAATGGCAGTTATTATGTTATTATTTATGTTGAAAATGTATACAAACAAAAAGAAAAACATGGCAATTCTTATTGGAAGCTTTATATTGTTTGTTGGCGCATTAGGTTTGGTACGAGCGCAAAGCCCAATTGTAGGCGATGTGTTATGGTTGAAAGCAATGATTCCGCACCATTCCATAGCAATATTAACTAGTGAAAGAGCAGACATTCAAGACCCTGAAGTTAAAAAATTGGCAGAAGATATTGTAGAAGCACAGAGAAAAGAAATTGAAGAAATGAAGGTAATGATAAACAGATTACAAAATGAAAAATAA
- a CDS encoding PepSY domain-containing protein, with protein MVNRHTALKIRKTHRYLGLFMGIQFLMWTISGLYFSWTNIDDIHGDQFKNVAFQPKAFHNLLSPSQLNIQDGIKTIEMRDLNSTPYYWVNNSQLINAIDGKLKNGITEKEALYVAKIHMKDDLKVTTIARIEEAGKHHEYRKKLLPAYVISYDTDEALKAYVSIKDGKFQTVRHRSWRWFDFLWMTHTMDYDGRDNFNTIVLRAFSLLGLITVLSGFLLWFTSSPRIRKLIKKIKK; from the coding sequence ATGGTCAATAGACATACAGCACTAAAAATTAGAAAAACACATCGCTATTTAGGCTTGTTTATGGGAATTCAGTTTCTCATGTGGACTATTAGTGGTCTTTATTTTAGTTGGACAAATATTGATGATATACACGGCGATCAATTCAAAAATGTAGCATTTCAGCCGAAAGCGTTTCACAACTTACTAAGTCCGTCACAATTAAATATTCAAGATGGTATCAAAACGATTGAAATGCGAGATTTAAATTCAACGCCTTATTATTGGGTTAATAATTCTCAATTAATCAATGCTATTGACGGAAAACTTAAAAACGGAATCACAGAAAAAGAAGCATTATATGTTGCCAAAATTCATATGAAAGATGATTTGAAAGTAACAACAATTGCTCGAATTGAAGAAGCAGGAAAACATCATGAATATCGGAAAAAATTATTACCAGCATATGTGATTTCGTATGACACAGATGAAGCTTTAAAAGCATATGTTTCCATAAAAGACGGGAAGTTTCAAACCGTTAGACATCGGAGTTGGCGTTGGTTCGATTTTTTATGGATGACGCACACAATGGATTATGACGGTAGAGACAATTTTAATACGATAGTTTTAAGAGCATTTTCCCTCTTGGGATTAATTACGGTATTAAGCGGCTTTTTATTATGGTTTACAAGTTCGCCAAGAATTAGAAAATTAATTAAAAAAATCAAAAAATAA
- a CDS encoding nucleoside deaminase, with amino-acid sequence MQDKFLKIAINEAKKGLHEGGIPIGSVLIHNGKILGKGHNKRVQDGSVVLHGEMDALENAGRQPASVYKNSVIYTTLSPCPMCTGAILLYGIPKVVIGENKTFLGAEEHLRANGVEVVVLNDEECIAMMTDFIEKRPELWNEDIGF; translated from the coding sequence ATGCAAGATAAATTTCTAAAAATAGCAATCAACGAAGCAAAAAAAGGATTGCATGAAGGCGGAATTCCTATAGGAAGTGTGCTTATTCATAATGGAAAAATACTTGGCAAAGGTCACAACAAAAGAGTGCAAGATGGAAGTGTAGTATTACATGGAGAAATGGACGCGCTTGAAAATGCAGGCAGACAACCAGCTTCGGTTTACAAAAACTCAGTAATCTACACAACGCTTTCTCCGTGTCCAATGTGTACAGGAGCTATTTTATTATACGGGATTCCTAAAGTTGTCATTGGCGAAAACAAAACATTTTTAGGCGCAGAAGAACACTTGCGCGCTAATGGAGTAGAAGTAGTTGTATTAAATGATGAAGAATGTATTGCGATGATGACAGACTTTATTGAAAAACGTCCAGAACTTTGGAATGAAGATATTGGTTTTTAA
- a CDS encoding DUF2147 domain-containing protein: protein MSIKKTTYVYFTLLVLSLQIGFAQDVIGKWKTIDDEAGEAKSIVEIYEENGKIYGKVVDILNPEKRAGVCEKCNDHRKDKPVLGMKIIDGLEKDDDEYKGGKILDPEKGKEYKCKIWLDEDDKNKLYVRGYIAFFYRTQNWYRVN from the coding sequence ATGAGCATAAAAAAAACAACATACGTATATTTTACACTATTAGTACTAAGTCTTCAAATAGGCTTTGCGCAAGATGTAATCGGAAAATGGAAAACCATTGACGACGAAGCAGGAGAAGCAAAATCAATTGTAGAAATTTACGAGGAAAACGGTAAAATTTATGGTAAAGTAGTAGACATTTTAAATCCAGAAAAACGTGCTGGTGTTTGTGAAAAATGCAACGATCATCGAAAAGATAAGCCAGTATTAGGAATGAAAATCATTGACGGACTTGAAAAAGACGATGATGAATACAAAGGCGGAAAAATTCTAGATCCTGAAAAAGGAAAAGAATACAAATGCAAAATATGGCTCGACGAAGACGATAAAAACAAACTATATGTACGTGGATATATCGCATTTTTTTACCGAACACAAAATTGGTATCGAGTGAATTAA
- a CDS encoding DUF2911 domain-containing protein encodes MRTIVTILVTALVFISCENEKSNKKNQEHSEHPKEEVVPTKKKVLSPHTSAMAMIGDAHIHIDYSSPGVRSRIIFGGLLAYDMVWQAGAHNATWFETNKALTIDGKILPVGKYGFFTIPSKDEWTLIFNSNWDQHGKDEYDAKDDVLRFKVKPTISEEITEHLEYKVTKINDTEGSISLAWEKVAVKFNFQVNQ; translated from the coding sequence ATGAGAACAATAGTAACAATTCTAGTAACAGCTTTAGTATTTATAAGCTGTGAAAATGAAAAATCGAACAAAAAAAATCAAGAGCATTCAGAACATCCTAAAGAAGAAGTTGTGCCAACTAAAAAGAAAGTTTTAAGTCCACATACTTCAGCAATGGCAATGATTGGCGATGCTCATATTCATATAGATTATTCTTCGCCAGGCGTTAGAAGCAGAATAATATTTGGCGGTTTGTTAGCGTATGATATGGTTTGGCAAGCAGGCGCGCACAACGCAACTTGGTTTGAAACTAATAAAGCGTTAACGATTGATGGAAAAATTTTACCAGTAGGAAAATATGGTTTTTTTACGATTCCTTCGAAAGATGAATGGACACTTATTTTTAATTCAAATTGGGATCAACATGGGAAAGATGAATATGATGCGAAGGATGATGTATTGCGATTCAAAGTAAAACCAACTATTTCAGAAGAAATCACAGAGCATTTGGAATACAAAGTGACTAAAATTAATGATACGGAAGGTTCCATTTCTTTGGCTTGGGAAAAAGTCGCAGTCAAATTCAATTTTCAAGTAAATCAATAA
- the nadC gene encoding carboxylating nicotinate-nucleotide diphosphorylase, which translates to MISETQFQKELELIISNAIREDVGDGDHSSLACIPNTAMGKAKLLVKDEGIIAGIEFAKMVFSYVDPEMKVETLIQDGSKVKYGDIAFYVTGKSQSILKSERLVLNAMQRMSAIATKTNMFVQLLEGTETKILDTRKTTPGIRALEKWAVKIGGGVNHRFALYDMIMLKDNHIDFCGGITQAITQTKTYLKENNLDLKIIVEARNLKEIEEILQTKGVYRILIDNFNYEDTRKAVQLIGDQCLTESSGGINEKTIRDYALCGVNYISSGALTHSVYNLDLSLKAVK; encoded by the coding sequence ATGATTTCAGAAACGCAATTTCAAAAAGAATTAGAATTAATAATTTCAAATGCAATCCGTGAAGATGTTGGTGACGGCGATCACAGTTCACTTGCCTGTATTCCAAATACCGCAATGGGAAAAGCCAAGCTATTAGTCAAAGATGAAGGAATTATTGCAGGAATTGAATTTGCAAAAATGGTCTTTTCCTATGTCGATCCTGAAATGAAAGTAGAAACACTCATTCAAGATGGAAGCAAGGTAAAATATGGTGATATCGCGTTTTATGTAACTGGAAAATCACAATCTATCCTAAAATCAGAACGTTTAGTTCTAAATGCAATGCAACGTATGAGCGCGATTGCTACCAAAACAAACATGTTTGTACAATTGCTTGAAGGCACCGAAACTAAAATTCTCGATACGCGTAAAACAACACCAGGAATCAGAGCGCTAGAAAAATGGGCAGTAAAAATTGGCGGTGGCGTAAATCATCGGTTTGCGTTATATGATATGATCATGCTAAAAGACAATCATATTGATTTTTGTGGAGGAATTACGCAAGCAATTACACAAACAAAAACATATCTCAAAGAAAATAATCTTGATTTAAAAATCATTGTCGAAGCTCGTAATTTAAAAGAAATAGAAGAAATATTACAAACAAAAGGCGTGTACAGAATCTTAATTGATAATTTCAACTATGAAGACACACGAAAAGCTGTTCAACTTATTGGCGATCAATGTCTAACAGAATCTTCTGGCGGAATCAATGAAAAAACCATTCGCGATTACGCACTTTGCGGCGTAAATTACATTTCGTCTGGCGCATTAACACATTCTGTATACAACTTAGATTTGAGTTTGAAAGCCGTAAAATAA
- a CDS encoding chalcone isomerase family protein, translating to MKKTIYAFIAFLIVGMSATHAQIEIGAATLPETVTFESQKLIYNGAGVRKKAWFKLYSGGLYLTKKSSDAKDIMAADESMAIKLHITSRMISSSKMINAVNDGFENATDGKTAPIATEIEKFKGFFSDEINDGDIFDIAYIKGTGVVVYKNGTKKGTIAGLDFKKALFGIWLSEKPADKKLKSGMLGN from the coding sequence ATGAAAAAGACAATTTATGCGTTCATCGCTTTTCTAATCGTAGGTATGAGTGCAACACATGCGCAAATTGAAATAGGAGCTGCAACACTTCCAGAAACGGTTACTTTTGAAAGTCAAAAACTCATATACAATGGCGCAGGCGTACGTAAAAAAGCTTGGTTCAAGCTCTATTCTGGTGGATTATACTTAACGAAAAAGTCAAGTGATGCAAAAGATATTATGGCAGCCGACGAATCAATGGCGATAAAATTACACATTACATCAAGAATGATTTCAAGTAGTAAAATGATCAATGCCGTAAATGATGGTTTTGAAAATGCAACAGACGGAAAAACAGCGCCGATTGCTACAGAAATAGAAAAATTTAAAGGATTTTTCAGTGATGAAATTAATGATGGAGACATCTTCGATATTGCATATATCAAAGGAACTGGCGTAGTTGTATACAAAAACGGAACAAAAAAAGGTACAATTGCAGGATTAGACTTCAAAAAAGCACTATTTGGAATTTGGTTATCAGAAAAACCAGCAGATAAAAAGCTTAAAAGCGGAATGTTAGGAAACTAA
- the priA gene encoding replication restart helicase PriA, with protein MAYFIDVILPIPLQRLFTYSITETEANFLQQGMRVAVPFGKSKVYTALVYKIHQEAPETYEAKEIQQILDEEPIISPQQLKHWEWISSYYMASLGEVFRSAVPSAFLLESETIISKHENCDVDENSLKDDEFLIFEALQHQSLLKIQEISKILDKKNVLPVLTRLIDKKVIQVYEEIYEQYKPKLVRYVKLHAKYESEKSLQELLETLNRAKKQREVILTLFSISATAKKPIKVKELATQSKASSAIIKALIDKEILEEYYIQRDRITYNGGETEDSKQLNQYQLEAYETIKTAFKTKDVCLLYGITSSGKTEVYVKLIEEIIATGKQVLYLLPEIALTTQLITRLQQYFGEKVAIYHSKYSIHERVEVWNNVLENKPKAQIVLGARSSLFLPFSNLGLIVADEEHETSFKQFDPAPRYHARDAAIVLSKIHQGKIILGSATPSVESYYNTKIGKYALATITRRYGDVLLPEMELVDIKEKHRKKRMKGHFSDRLLEEIQETLDNGEQIILFQNRRGFAPIIECKTCGNSPQCPNCDVSLTFHQYKNQLRCHYCSHHIAMQQQCFACGSHELDSKGFGTQQIEQELLELFPKVKVGRMDLDTTRGKYSYQKIISAFEQQEIQILVGTQMLTKGLDFRNVNLVGIMNADSMLNFPDFRAHERSFQLIQQVAGRAGRTKKQGKVIVQTYNPYHQILQQVSVGNYEAMFTDQLNDRRQFQYPPFYRLIKITLKHKEYNRVNESAAWFAKSLRNSFGDNVLGPEFPPIARIRNLYLKNILLKIPKNQSLGKTKDMISRVQASFLSISTYRSVRIIIDVDTV; from the coding sequence ATGGCTTATTTCATCGATGTCATATTACCAATTCCGCTTCAGCGACTATTTACATATAGCATAACAGAAACCGAAGCAAACTTTCTCCAACAAGGAATGCGTGTCGCTGTTCCGTTTGGAAAGAGCAAGGTATATACGGCATTAGTCTACAAAATTCATCAAGAAGCACCAGAAACATACGAAGCAAAGGAAATTCAGCAAATTCTTGATGAAGAACCAATAATCTCACCACAACAATTAAAACATTGGGAATGGATTTCTAGTTATTACATGGCAAGTTTGGGCGAAGTATTTCGTTCGGCAGTTCCAAGTGCATTTCTACTGGAAAGTGAAACCATCATTTCAAAACACGAAAATTGTGATGTTGATGAAAATTCATTAAAAGATGACGAATTTCTAATCTTTGAAGCATTACAACATCAATCATTACTGAAGATTCAAGAAATCAGTAAAATTCTTGATAAGAAAAATGTATTGCCAGTCTTAACACGATTAATTGATAAAAAAGTCATTCAAGTATACGAAGAAATTTATGAGCAATACAAACCAAAATTAGTTCGGTATGTAAAGCTTCACGCGAAGTACGAAAGTGAAAAAAGCTTGCAGGAATTATTGGAAACATTAAACAGAGCCAAAAAACAGCGCGAAGTCATTCTCACATTATTTTCAATTTCAGCGACAGCTAAAAAACCAATCAAAGTCAAAGAACTCGCTACACAAAGCAAAGCGAGTTCGGCAATCATAAAAGCATTAATAGATAAAGAAATTCTTGAAGAATATTACATTCAAAGAGATCGAATAACCTATAACGGCGGAGAAACAGAAGATTCTAAACAACTCAATCAATATCAGCTAGAAGCGTATGAAACCATCAAAACGGCTTTTAAAACGAAAGATGTTTGTTTACTCTACGGAATTACGTCTTCTGGGAAAACGGAAGTATATGTAAAGCTTATTGAAGAAATTATCGCGACAGGAAAACAAGTATTATATCTGTTACCAGAGATTGCACTCACGACACAATTAATAACACGTTTACAACAATATTTTGGCGAAAAAGTAGCGATCTATCATTCCAAATATTCCATTCATGAACGCGTTGAGGTTTGGAACAATGTATTGGAAAACAAGCCAAAAGCACAAATTGTATTAGGCGCACGATCTTCACTATTCTTACCATTTTCAAACTTAGGATTAATCGTTGCAGATGAAGAACATGAAACTTCGTTCAAACAATTTGATCCTGCGCCACGATATCACGCACGCGATGCAGCAATTGTGCTTTCAAAAATACATCAAGGAAAAATAATACTAGGTTCGGCAACGCCAAGCGTAGAAAGTTATTACAATACAAAGATTGGTAAATACGCGTTAGCAACAATCACAAGACGTTACGGCGATGTTCTGTTGCCAGAAATGGAATTAGTCGATATCAAAGAAAAGCATCGTAAAAAGCGCATGAAAGGTCATTTTTCTGATCGTTTGTTAGAAGAAATTCAAGAAACGTTGGATAATGGTGAACAAATCATCTTATTTCAAAATAGACGCGGTTTTGCACCAATTATTGAATGTAAAACGTGTGGAAATTCACCACAATGTCCAAACTGTGATGTAAGTTTAACGTTTCATCAATACAAAAATCAATTGCGTTGTCACTATTGCAGTCATCACATTGCAATGCAGCAACAATGTTTTGCGTGCGGAAGTCACGAATTGGATTCCAAAGGTTTTGGTACACAACAAATAGAGCAGGAGTTACTCGAATTATTTCCCAAAGTAAAAGTTGGACGCATGGATTTGGACACAACGCGTGGAAAATACAGCTATCAGAAAATTATTTCAGCTTTTGAACAACAGGAAATTCAAATCTTAGTTGGAACACAAATGTTAACCAAAGGATTGGATTTTAGAAACGTGAATTTAGTCGGAATCATGAATGCAGATAGCATGCTTAATTTTCCAGATTTTAGAGCGCACGAACGCAGTTTTCAATTGATTCAGCAAGTTGCCGGTCGCGCCGGAAGAACTAAAAAACAAGGAAAAGTCATTGTGCAAACGTACAATCCATATCATCAAATATTACAGCAAGTTTCGGTTGGAAATTATGAAGCAATGTTTACAGATCAACTCAACGATCGACGACAATTTCAGTATCCGCCATTTTATAGATTGATCAAAATTACACTCAAACATAAAGAATACAATCGTGTCAATGAAAGTGCGGCTTGGTTTGCAAAATCGCTTCGCAATAGTTTTGGCGATAACGTGCTTGGCCCAGAATTTCCGCCAATAGCGAGAATTCGAAACTTATATCTGAAGAATATCTTATTAAAAATTCCTAAAAATCAATCGTTAGGAAAAACAAAAGACATGATTTCACGCGTACAAGCGAGTTTCTTGTCTATTTCGACGTATAGAAGTGTGCGAATTATAATTGATGTTGATACAGTGTAA
- a CDS encoding LytR/AlgR family response regulator transcription factor: MKLNCIIVDDSSIQRMAVAKLTLNHPSLNLIAEYSNAIEAKNGLKTNNVDLIFLDIEMPVLNGFDLLESLKNPPQVIMVTGKTEYAFKAFNYDVTDFLHKPLSKDRFDKAIARALDKSNYGAKSTEDDDHIFVKSNLKKRKVILNSIKWIEALGDYVKLVTDESNIVVLSTMKAFEKQLPENKFLRIHKSYIVNLDKVDRFNSKNVEISGQLIPLSRNKKVELSEALSNI, from the coding sequence ATGAAGCTTAACTGTATTATTGTAGATGATTCTTCTATACAGCGGATGGCTGTTGCCAAGTTGACGCTCAATCACCCTTCTTTAAACCTAATTGCTGAGTATAGCAATGCTATAGAAGCAAAGAATGGATTGAAGACAAATAATGTCGATTTAATATTTTTGGATATTGAAATGCCTGTTTTAAATGGATTTGACTTGCTTGAGTCATTAAAGAATCCGCCGCAAGTTATTATGGTTACTGGAAAAACAGAGTATGCTTTTAAAGCGTTTAACTACGATGTAACCGATTTTTTACACAAACCATTATCTAAAGATCGTTTTGACAAAGCAATTGCACGCGCACTTGACAAATCAAATTATGGTGCGAAAAGTACCGAAGATGACGATCATATTTTTGTAAAAAGTAACTTGAAGAAACGTAAAGTTATCTTAAATAGCATTAAATGGATTGAAGCTTTAGGCGATTACGTAAAGTTAGTTACTGACGAAAGTAATATTGTAGTTTTATCTACCATGAAAGCATTCGAAAAGCAATTGCCTGAGAATAAATTCTTGAGAATTCACAAATCCTACATCGTGAATTTGGACAAAGTGGACCGTTTTAATAGTAAAAATGTTGAAATTTCTGGTCAATTGATTCCTTTGAGCAGGAATAAGAAAGTGGAGCTTTCGGAAGCACTTTCGAATATCTAA